Genomic window (Zingiber officinale cultivar Zhangliang chromosome 2B, Zo_v1.1, whole genome shotgun sequence):
GCGACTCCCCTAAATCACCGTTCTACAATCACTCTGCCACGTCACTAGATCGCGCACGTGCCTCAATCTATCGATCCGCCCTCCAGGCCCGCCGGATTGCTGCACGTGTGCAAAGAAAAGGGTATAATTTTTTCttgtttttcaatttttatttatttatttttaaattgaatgATAATTGTCGGATTGCAGTGGCGTCGAGCTGTCCGACGCGGTCTCCAGGGTGGTCCCCGACACGGCCGAGTATCTGATGGAGCTTCGTGTCGGCACGCCGCCGTTCTCCTTCCTGGCCGTCGCCGACACCGGCAGCGACCTCATCTGGGCTAACTGCGTCCCCTGCACCAACTGCTACAGCCAGACGGCGCCGTTATTCGATCCGCGCAACTCCTCCTCCTACCGGACGGAACCCTGCGACACCAACCTTTGCAAGGCACTATCCCGTAGCGCTTGCGGCGCCGGCAGCTCCTGCGAATACCATTATGCCTACCAAGACGGGTCGAAGATTGACGGCGTCCTCGCCACCGAGGACCTCACTTTCTACTCCTCTGCCGGGTCTCCGCTCGTCTTCTCCAATATCGCCTTCGGCTGCAACTACCAGAGCAGCGGCTCCTTCAGCAGCCGCACCGCCGGTTTGGCAGGGCTCGGCGGCGGTACCGTCTCTCTTGTCTCACAGATCGTTCCCTCTCTCGACAAGAGTTACTTCTCTTATTGCCTGGTTCCCAAGTCAGATACGCAGTCCAGCAGCAAAGTCATCTTCGGCTCCACCGGCGTGGTCGCCGGAAGCAAGGTCACCACCCCGATGACGGTGGAACATACGCACTTCGTCCTCCGGCTAGAAGAGATCATAGTCGACGGTGCCGGCTCGGTCCCAGTCCCACCTTCCGCCCCTGGATTAACGACAGGCAACATCATCATTGACTCCGGCACGACCTTAAACTACTTGCCTGCCGGCGTGCTCTCGAGTTTGGTGCAGGAGGTGTCGAGGGTGGTCAGCCTGCCCAAGGCTACTGATCCGGAAGGCGTTATGCCGCTGTGCTTCACGGTGACCGGCGAGGCCGACAAGCGGAAGTTACCGTTTATCACGTTCAAGTTCGCGGGAGAGGCGTCGGTGAGGCTGAGCCCGATGAGCATCTTCATGGATGAATTTTCCTTCACCGGAGTGGCGGCTTGCCTCGCGGTGGTGAATTCTGGCTCCGGCCCGCCGTTATTTGGGAACGTGGCTCAGCAAAATTTACACGTTGGGTACGATCTCGATATCCCGGCAGTGTCCTTCGCTAGCGCCGATTGCACTAAGTTTTAGGGTTCATGTTTGCGGGAATAAATGTCTTTTCTAAATTTAGTGTAAATTGCTCCATTTTTTCTTGAGAAATTTTAGATCactattcaattttcaaaatatttgacaaTTTGTGGAGAAAATGATTATGCTCATTCAAACGCCCTTATTCCGTATGGAAGCGACGAATCGTGGACTACTAGTGAATTATTGTGGAAGTTGATTGAAATATGACTTCCACTGAAGAACTCCAAAAATCACCTAATATCGTAAAGAGGAGGGTCCCTGACGTAACTACTCTGACGATCATATTAGAAATAAAGAAAGCAAAGTAGTGGCATAAATGGACAATACAAGAAAATTAGTCTATCATGACACATATAAATGtccttataatatatttatagtgATATTAACATTTTGGTGTCCTAATTTAAAGATATAACGACACTTTAAAATGTCaagaaaaatctttttttaaggacatttacaTATGTAGTGTTATCATCATAATAGTGATAAAGTTAAATGTCACAAAAactcatttattatgatatttatatttttataaggataataaaaaaatatcaataaagataatttataaaatcattttaaatgtcACCTTAACTAATCTATTATGACATTAACAAAtgtcattataataatttataaatatatttaaaatattcattaatatttatatagaatatataacatgaattcaatatttgtacatcatcacaatccatccatcatttagaatagaaaaaaaatcataaaaatataatttaaagtgTAAATAGATAATCTAAATTTATCCAACAAATATTTGAGTCAAAGTTACAAATGCAAACTAACGACAAGTTctttacatccaaaactaacaacacactacactcaaaatattaagttttagaacagtcttataaaataaaaactaactagGCAGACCATCTTCAACCGTCGTATTGCTTCACAAAAATCCAAGTACCTATCAACTACAAATAGAATGAATAAATTTGTATTAGTGAAATAAAACAATGAAGACaaaaagttaatagaaataatgataaagattAAATATCATACCAAACGAGAAAATGTAAAATATTATTTCATATTCACCTAATAGTAATCTTCGTTTACTGTTAACTGCAAAtgcatttcatatttatttaaaattataattacatgataaatataaaaaattaataatatttcaatgaaaAGTAGAAAGTATACCAGATGATAAGGCCAAGATATCATTTCTCCAAGTGCATCCTCAAACTTTTataaaagatcataaggtctaatTAAACTCTCTTTTAGTTCCAGGACAACTTGTATTCTTACTTCACACCAATTTGATCCTAGTGCTTGTCTCCCTACTATAGTATTTGGATCCATGCTATGGAGTACTCCTTTTGCCATAATTTTCGTtgaatcaaataaacttttgatcaaAACAAAACATCCAATAtacataaaaatgtaaaagagttaaaaatttaaagaGTTTGAAGATGTATGAAATGCATAAtcaaaatgaaattaaataaacCTTACTCGTAAAGATGGATGATGAGGAACAGACATTTGTGGATTACTATTTGGTGATGTGTGTTGATTACTATTGTAATTTGAAAAATGACTCTGGTTTGATTGATCAAAAATTTTAGCTAGCTTCTAACATTGCAATATGTTGGCCTTGCTTTTTAATTTGCTCATccattttttctaattttgtcTGTTGTTCCATCACTAGTCGATTGCATGTGCCACGACTAGGAACTTCTCCTCCTAAATCAGATGGACTAACACCATCACCAAGCATATGTACTCGACCAGGTCTATCTGGTCCCATGATTTGAGCAAATATATCATTCTGATTCACTGGATCATTAGAATCTTCAGGAAGTTGATTTGTTAGTTCATTCATTGCAGCCTTTATCAAAACATAACATGTTGATACTTATTAAATATATaatgataattaaaaataaatcatttttgctACAACATAGTTGAAGAGTATAAAATAGCATaccaatctttctgctacaatatTACTTGAAGGACTTCCATTGGCATGCATAAAGCAAGCCTAGAATAATTCAACTCGTGATGGAggtgttggatcgtagacgttcgatagagggggggggggggggaatattgaATGTAAAATTcgttcgagtataaacgcagcggaaatataaaaacaatgctaacatagaaccagttttacttggttcggagcctgtgtcgactcctactccaaggcccgcactctttgagtgctttcggtgggcaatcactagcaattcgaaatttattacaaactatgtacaggaaatgctaataaaaagaaataccgacaaagaaGTAAATCGGAAAGAAGAATTGCGTTGTCGgaacttcgttagcgtcgcaggagcgcagagcagcagagcaagcagcaAAAGATCTCTTTTTCAGTTCTGTCTGAAGCTCTCctctaaccctccttttataggatgctcggggcgcctgaatcccttccgagcgccctggtgtgacgtagcccgcccaaccaatgagctccacgtgtcgacgcatGCCAGGGAtagaaattgcctcccgggcgcccggaccactttttctccagaagctcctttatctgcaagaaagagttagtccgaggcaaacaatatatatatcctgtaaaataagatgttagcacagtttatattttaattaaagaagattatgacttagattccgtctttccgagaccggaatctagtcacgatctcgacttagatatccgaaatggatctaagccggatcgacgcctaatgttcccttcccgggaacgcgtcctcacagtcactcccttccagtgacttacctttactcacctgtcagacgtctggtcagcccttcgacctgtctggacttctcgccagctatccggtcagcccgtcgacctagctggacttctcgccaagcgtcggtcagcccgtcgacccgcttggacttctcgccaactatccgatcagcccgtcgacctagctggacttctcgccaagcgtccggtcagcccgtcgacccgcttggatttcgtgcaagacatccggtcagcccgttgacctgtctggacttcgtctgcacactcggtcagagtgtcagatcatgacaaacctaacttaacccgatttgtcattcatcaaaacctgagttagaccgttagtgctaaccgcaccaataatctccccctttttgatggaatgacaacctggttaagttagtaaaaatatgcaagtaaaaaaaattaagcattttgttctagcatgaggtttaagttagtttttaactttgacattttgtttctctaacttaacctcctatccctccccctttggcattcatcaaacaaggacataagttaaacattcaaaaatacagaatacataaaaaaatgtaaggaatgatgtcaagttaacttgggggagtttaaactttcgaAGACttgtttaaaacattatttttaaattaatttttaaaactaagtttttaagATAGCTAAAACATTTAAAACAGTCTTTTGGAAagtagctaagttttgaaagagtagttaatttttaaagatcatgtttgcaaaattaatttaattttcaaaaatgattttgcaacctcaaagagaattttctaatcagaaatttgaaaaaGCTAAGTTTCCAGTATAAGTgtttcaagttttaaattttccaaAATATGTTTCAAGATTTGAAGtattttcaaacataatttttcaaaatcaaaattttaaggtTAAGTTTCCAAAACTAGAATTATCAAgagaattttcaaacataagttttaattttgaaacacttttcaatcatgagttttcaaaatcaaagtttcaaaactgagttttaaaagatatttgcttttcaaaaataagtttaaaaaatctgagtttataaaatctaattgaataatttaattttataaaagctagttttaagaaaatatttgaaaaataagatttcaaaaactaagtttgaaacacttttcttttccagatttattaagtttgtaaaaattttaaatttgaaaccaaaGACCAATTTGAatgctgaaaaaaaaaattagaaaaaatattatgtttaaggtgggAAAATAATGTTGgtgttaagtgttgatttaatcctccccctaaacctaacatctaaaatagttgtctaaccaattaggtacttactgactatcagaagatagcagctttcacttggttagtcaagttaagttcattgtgatcaATTAGtggttgactaaactgaataacttaacctgattaatgtatattttgtttttaacgcccagacttatatcgatacactgacataagcatcttaagtccaggcaattggcctatacatctcacatctttctatgtttgtcaatcacaagcaaggtaatcctagggtcttggtgagatgctcaaatactagtcctgggggaacacgatttctaaggggatttttctagtctaaggctaaagttgttttgaaattctaaaagttggaaggttttaaaacaaatgaaaacaaatttaacctagaattttaaaataattgtttttttaaacagttttgaattttgaaaaagtcctagtctattaaacacattcctaattttctacgcagattgctaaattcactttcagggagtggttttgtgaatatgtcagctaaattggatttggactcaatgtatttgagttcaatgtcccctttagtaacatgatccctgataaagtgatgcctaatttcaatatgtttagttctggaatgatgcactggattttttgttaggttaattgagctaatgttatcaattaagactttgacatttgtgaggttcaagttgaaatcttttagggtgtgcatcatccataataattatgcaacacactctcctattgttatatattctgactcagttgtagataggacaacacaatattgctttctactaaaccagctgataaGTGATGGACCCAATAATTGACatccgccacttgtgcttttgcggtctaatttgcattcagcataatctgagtcagaataccctattaattcaaaattatttgtcctaggataccaaatacctacatttgttgttcctttgaggtatctaaagattcttttgacttgagtcaaatgagattctttagcacaggtttggtatctggcACACATACTGACTGCAAACAAGATATCcgatcgacttgcagttaggtatagtaggctacctttggcactcctataatgttttaggtcaactggttttccattgggatcatcatctaggattgtgtttactgccataggtgtttttatctctttggtgttttccattccaaagtttttaagtaattctttagtatacttttgttgataaatgtagttaccttcatttgtctgtttgatttgtaatcctaaaaagtaggttaatttgcctacgagactcatttcaaactcgtgttccattaaacttgtaaattcatctaagaattctgaatttgttgaatcaaagattatgtcatctacgtaaatttgtgctataaaaatatcttcttttattaatttgacaaataatgttgggtcaatttgtccttggttaaatcctttagagattaggtaagacgTTAGTCTTTcgtaccaagccctaggtgcttgcttaagtctatataaggctttcttcaatttatagacataatcagggtgttctagactctcaaacccaggtggttgtcctacgtagacttcttcttttattagtccatttaggaatgctgacttaacatccatttggtatagtctaaaccctttgtgtgctgaataacttagtaacatcctaatggactctagtctagctactggggcatatgtttcatcatagtcaagtccttccacttgactgaaccccttagcaactagcctgaccttatttctagtaatttcaccagtttcacttagtttgtttctaaatacccattttgtttctattattttcttattcttgggtggTGGTACCAGGTCctaaacttcattacgctcaaattgagctaattcttcttgcatagctatgacccagtctgggtcaagtagtgattcggctatggttttgggttcaatttttgagatcaaggatatttgacttagatttctaaaagaggctctagtttgaaccctaagatctggatcaccaattatttgatcagttgggtgatttggattgactcttattgttctagggaGTTGACTCTCCtaaggttgttcttcttcttcatgacttaggatttggttggttccttcagagttattgttttcttgaataaattcacTTGATTGATGTtatgtttgttctaggttttgtgtggattcttcaaatttcacattagtggtttcttcaattcttaaggtaaccttattgtaaaccctgtagcctctactatttagggagtatcctaagaaaattccattttcaaccttggaggtaaattttcctaaatgttctcttgtgtttaagataaaagTTGGGCACCCAAACACTCTAAAGTATTTTGTATTAGGTTGTTTATTGTAATAAACttcaaaaaatgttttgttatgagttttatttagcgttgttctgttttgtacatagcaagctgtactaacagcttctacccaaaaatatttaggtaatttgtattcatttaacatcgttctagaggcctcaagtaatgttctatttttttctttctacaatcccattttattggggggttttagggcatgaaaattcgtgatggtagtcattttcaagacaaaatttgttaaagttatgatttttaaattcttctccattatcacttctaattcttttaattttaaggtccttttcattttcaacttgtttacaaaagtttgtaaaaatttcaaaagtttcatccttattttttaaaaattttacccaagtgaacctagaatagtcatctattataactagacagtatagacttccatttattgatttgactccatgggagtcaaataagtctaaatgtaacaattctaagattgagttagtttgtgattcattagttggtttgtgggtagattttgtttgcttaccttgttgacaagcattacatatgatTGAGTCAAGGTTAGGTAATTTCggtagtcctctaactagtccatttagtCTGCCTATATTTCTGAATTTTgtatgtgacattcttctatgtcataaccaggtttcttctttttgtgttaaataacacttaattgaagaagtggttaagttaatcgcatagatgttgtctttcctaAACCCCTTTAGACTTATGCCAGGGttgtctagatgtttgattaagcattctgtagataaaaacttaaccttatacctagtatcacacagttgactaatattcaaaagattatacttgaaattttcaacaagtaaaacatttgtaattataaagtcaatttttagttcgatgttacctataccaattaccttgagtttgtcgttgttcccaaaggcaactgttcctaggcttttgtaggtgagatgcgtgaattttgtgtgatctccagtcatatgtttggagcaaccactatccaaaatccacttggtttcctataaTAGGTAGGAATTGGGGTTAGTCTAACTAATGGACTTAAAAAATTacgttaagttttaaaataatttttaagttacaaacaatttatgtttttatttttaaaataaatttttaagttaaaaaaataagttttaatttttaaaataaattttaaattttaaattttaaattttagaataaattttaagtaaataaaattttaagtttaaaaaataaaagttttaaaataaattaaaaaaactttaagttttaatttttaaaataaatttttaagttaaaaaatttaataaatttaaaaaaaaactttacgttttaatttttaaaataaatttttaagtttaaaaaaataaaagttttaaaataaatttaaaaaaatttaagttttaatttttaaaataaatttttaagtttaaaaaaaaaattaagtttaaaaaaaaaattaagttttaattttttttaacctaaattttaatttaaaaaaaataattaaattttagttttttttttaaattttaatttaattttaaattaatttaatttgattttaatttaatttaatttaatttaatttaatttaatttaattttattttaatttaattttaacttaatttaattttaatttaattttaatttaattttaattttaatttaacttaatttaattttaattttaaatttaatttaaatttaaatttaatttgattttaatttaattttaatttaaattttaatgttcttagtcatctcacccgatctatgttttcaatcagggaatcctatcattttgtgagatgaattagattcagttttagggtttgtttttaacttgcgttagattcaggtttatctttgggttcaacaaataggcattctctggataaacttctgggctatggtgagtcactcagacatcattaaagtaaccatgccttcgaggttttccaaatagtcatatccactggacttagtataaaaccttggtctaactggttaggattcataaagggtagtttcggtcagttccacttagccaaatgcaccaggtcgaagccatatcttcctagacatgcatagactaagcttccctaatgtactatcatccaatatttcaccagtaccattttttaagttaaacttgaaccctttttaactaatcctaattaccctgtcgggtaggttggtagggttaccctgccgggtaggttagttttggaggtgccagctattctggagcctccccctgaattaatggtcatttaatttaattttgttcttggtttatgtctatttcttttgtaattatattttatttggtgatagtttacattttgttgagttttaatatgtttagattttaaatttttttgtttaggtttgtattttggtctttgacttgatttgtttgagtttatataaaatattttttctttaggtatgtagtattgattaatgttaggatcctacgtactcggctagagagggggggtgtgaatagccgccccaaatcgctcgtttcttcctacaattcgttagcgcagcggaaaaataaactagaaacgaaaggaagaatatcaaaccttaacacagcgatgtacgaggttcggagatgatgctcctactcctcggcgtgtccgtaaggtggacgaacccaatcaatccgtcggtggatgagtccccggaaaaccggct
Coding sequences:
- the LOC122048105 gene encoding probable aspartic protease At2g35615, with the protein product MAVVIFLALFMVKAAMTMAMAASFSIELIHRDSPKSPFYNHSATSLDRARASIYRSALQARRIAARVQRKGGVELSDAVSRVVPDTAEYLMELRVGTPPFSFLAVADTGSDLIWANCVPCTNCYSQTAPLFDPRNSSSYRTEPCDTNLCKALSRSACGAGSSCEYHYAYQDGSKIDGVLATEDLTFYSSAGSPLVFSNIAFGCNYQSSGSFSSRTAGLAGLGGGTVSLVSQIVPSLDKSYFSYCLVPKSDTQSSSKVIFGSTGVVAGSKVTTPMTVEHTHFVLRLEEIIVDGAGSVPVPPSAPGLTTGNIIIDSGTTLNYLPAGVLSSLVQEVSRVVSLPKATDPEGVMPLCFTVTGEADKRKLPFITFKFAGEASVRLSPMSIFMDEFSFTGVAACLAVVNSGSGPPLFGNVAQQNLHVGYDLDIPAVSFASADCTKF